A genomic stretch from Arenicella xantha includes:
- the ahr gene encoding NADPH-dependent aldehyde reductase Ahr, with product MINAYAAREPKGELTPFEYDPGDLNAHDVEIDVEYCGICHSDLSVLDSEWGRTNYPMVPGHEVVGKIAAIGDQVNGLAIGDRVGLGWHAGSCDHCDMCDTGDHNLCSQSQPTIMGRHGGFADRVRAAGNSVIKLPEGMDAQSAGPLFCGGITVFNPLVQFDVKPTDRVAVIGIGGLGHMALQFLNAWGCDVTAFTSSEDKRDELLSMGAHHVLNSRDAEQLKQASGSFDMIISTVNVKLDWNSYLGTLAPRGRLHFVGAALDPLDIGVFNMMGKQLSVSASTIGSPATIKQMLEFANLHNIKPIIETYKFDDVNAAVERLRSGKARYRVVLER from the coding sequence ATGATAAATGCTTATGCCGCACGCGAACCTAAAGGCGAGTTAACTCCATTTGAGTATGACCCAGGTGATTTGAACGCTCATGATGTTGAGATAGACGTAGAGTATTGTGGCATCTGCCACAGTGATCTTAGTGTGCTCGATAGTGAGTGGGGCAGAACTAACTACCCAATGGTGCCGGGTCATGAAGTGGTTGGCAAGATTGCCGCTATTGGTGATCAGGTTAACGGCTTGGCGATTGGCGATCGCGTAGGGCTAGGCTGGCATGCAGGCTCTTGCGACCATTGTGACATGTGTGACACCGGCGATCATAATTTATGTTCGCAAAGTCAGCCGACTATTATGGGGCGTCATGGCGGTTTTGCTGACAGAGTTCGAGCGGCGGGTAATAGTGTGATTAAACTCCCTGAGGGGATGGATGCGCAGTCGGCTGGGCCATTATTTTGTGGAGGCATCACCGTATTCAACCCTTTGGTTCAATTTGATGTAAAGCCTACTGATCGCGTAGCGGTTATTGGTATCGGCGGGCTCGGACACATGGCATTGCAGTTCCTAAATGCCTGGGGCTGTGATGTCACGGCGTTTACGTCTAGCGAAGACAAACGCGATGAGTTGCTGTCAATGGGCGCGCATCATGTGCTTAACTCGCGGGACGCAGAGCAACTCAAGCAGGCATCGGGTTCGTTTGACATGATTATTTCCACCGTGAACGTAAAACTCGATTGGAATAGTTATTTAGGTACATTAGCACCTCGCGGTCGCTTGCACTTTGTTGGTGCTGCGCTGGATCCGCTAGACATCGGTGTATTTAATATGATGGGTAAGCAATTAAGTGTGTCAGCATCGACAATTGGCAGCCCAGCTACAATTAAGCAAATGCTTGAATTCGCAAACCTACACAATATTAAGCCGATTATCGAGACTTATAAGTTCGATGATGTAAATGCTGCAGTCGAACGACTACGTAGTGGCAAGGCTCGTTATCGTGTGGTGCTCGAGCG
- a CDS encoding FAD-dependent oxidoreductase, with protein sequence MNTIVIIGAGPTGVKAANQLLKKSDELIVKIFNGEPAAPYNRAQLSYYLAGDVGLAELDNHLPAQSDRLFEFDCCRIEHVDTDAKIVLDQYGHEHGYDKLIIATGSLVTPPSIAGNDKSGVYCFRSLSDAQALLKRREDSQNVFVIGSGPLGIETALAMKTLKNRVFLQVRNSLFARDLDANAKGVLADYIRSNGVEIIDDAAVQRIHGNGRVNGVLLTDGRELAIDTVIMCTGVSPFKQLASDAGIDVARGILVDDFMRTNCDGVYAVGECAEHNGVTHGLISPGYEQAEVCVNHIVAAPTTYSGRKGELQFKFRDFSSHLLGDTNEQNRQVLVYKNTLKNVYRKLVLDGRCLVGAVIIGEWDEAGRVASCIAKRKKLSRSATRLFLERGKLWNDEQLSILEQPEEYIVCLCKNVTRGEVSECMKKGFRTLPALGQELEAGITCGSCQPLLSAMLKEPRPNLIMRHYRAIFWASVFSVLVIAITFFAPKLPFERSVQFAFQFEKIWYGSIYKQTTGYILLALIALSGALSLRKRWKILTLGNLDNWRFAHTILGLVALVALIVHTGFRLGENLSFVLMVVFLLATLTGSLVGVFMSRNHHWTDLKLTQYRAWWSRVHYGLLWLLPALLSFHIVSSYYFS encoded by the coding sequence TTGAATACTATCGTGATTATTGGCGCTGGCCCGACCGGCGTTAAGGCGGCGAATCAGCTGCTTAAGAAAAGTGATGAACTCATCGTTAAGATATTTAATGGTGAACCCGCTGCGCCCTACAACCGAGCGCAGCTCTCTTACTATCTGGCCGGAGACGTTGGACTAGCCGAACTGGATAATCATTTGCCAGCCCAGAGTGATCGCTTGTTCGAGTTTGATTGCTGTCGAATTGAACATGTCGATACGGATGCTAAAATAGTGCTTGACCAATACGGTCACGAGCACGGCTACGATAAGCTGATTATTGCTACAGGGTCGTTAGTGACACCGCCATCAATCGCCGGAAACGACAAATCTGGGGTCTACTGTTTTCGGTCGTTAAGCGATGCGCAGGCGCTCTTAAAGCGTCGCGAGGACAGTCAAAACGTGTTTGTTATCGGCTCAGGTCCATTGGGCATTGAGACGGCGTTAGCCATGAAGACACTAAAGAATAGAGTGTTCTTGCAAGTTAGGAACAGTCTGTTTGCTCGGGATCTGGATGCTAATGCAAAGGGGGTCTTGGCCGATTATATCCGCTCGAACGGCGTTGAAATTATAGATGACGCGGCAGTGCAACGCATTCATGGTAACGGTCGGGTTAACGGCGTGTTGCTTACTGATGGGCGTGAACTTGCTATTGATACGGTGATTATGTGTACCGGTGTCTCACCGTTCAAACAACTTGCTAGCGACGCGGGCATCGATGTGGCTCGGGGTATTTTAGTTGATGATTTTATGCGTACTAATTGTGATGGTGTTTATGCGGTTGGCGAGTGCGCCGAACATAACGGCGTAACACATGGACTTATTAGCCCCGGCTATGAGCAAGCAGAGGTTTGCGTCAATCACATTGTCGCAGCTCCGACCACTTATTCCGGTCGTAAAGGTGAGTTGCAATTCAAGTTCAGAGATTTTTCAAGCCATTTGCTTGGCGATACAAACGAGCAAAATCGTCAAGTTTTAGTCTACAAGAACACCTTGAAAAACGTTTATCGTAAACTGGTATTGGATGGGCGATGTCTTGTTGGTGCAGTCATTATTGGAGAATGGGATGAAGCGGGACGTGTCGCGAGCTGTATAGCCAAACGCAAAAAGCTATCGCGTAGCGCAACTCGATTATTCTTAGAACGTGGCAAGCTTTGGAACGACGAACAACTTTCGATTCTCGAACAGCCCGAAGAGTACATTGTGTGCTTGTGCAAAAATGTTACTCGCGGTGAAGTGTCTGAGTGCATGAAAAAAGGATTTAGGACGTTACCGGCGCTCGGTCAAGAACTTGAGGCGGGGATAACTTGTGGCTCGTGTCAGCCGCTGTTGAGTGCCATGCTAAAAGAGCCACGGCCCAATTTGATAATGCGTCACTATCGAGCGATTTTCTGGGCATCGGTGTTCTCGGTGTTGGTGATTGCGATTACCTTCTTTGCACCGAAGTTACCATTTGAACGGTCAGTTCAATTTGCGTTTCAGTTTGAGAAGATCTGGTACGGCAGCATCTATAAACAAACCACTGGCTATATTTTACTGGCACTGATTGCCCTAAGTGGTGCTTTATCATTGCGCAAGCGTTGGAAAATACTAACCTTGGGAAATCTAGATAATTGGCGTTTTGCACACACCATACTGGGCCTTGTCGCACTTGTTGCATTGATCGTACACACTGGGTTTAGGTTGGGAGAAAACCTGAGCTTTGTCTTGATGGTGGTGTTTCTACTAGCCACTTTAACCGGCTCGCTGGTCGGCGTTTTTATGTCCAGGAATCATCATTGGACAGACCTTAAATTAACCCAATACCGAGCTTGGTGGTCGCGTGTGCATTATGGATTGCTGTGGTTATTACCCGCGCTACTGAGTTTTCATATTGTGTCGTCATATTATTTTTCCTGA
- a CDS encoding ammonia-forming cytochrome c nitrite reductase subunit c552: MRIFKSVGFIHYGVLVTVLLGGILAYNLLLGDRQLFVPGETTHGHHQIEMACSTCHVKAFTGSEPMQNACVACHGDALDKARDTHPKKKFTDPRNADLLANLDATQCVTCHIEHSPEVTGDFGLTLPEDFCFYCHRDIAEERPSHSEFAFDSCSNSGCHNYHDNKALYEQYLAKHVGQPSLLNDAKVRIPNAISLWLKSNSDSQPLAQHQNDGHTIKGLLGTAIQAPDSSAKVVQQWATSAHATAQVNCSDCHAETDTSRTKNEAPLVTHTELAHTGNLNGLATCKSCHEKQTLGFKSGLHGMRQAIDLPAMQVAQARLPMQKNASHRELNCSSCHDPHKPDLVEAAVTSCLTCHNDEHSNNFDKSKHYQAWLAEQSGQGAAGSGVSCATCHMPRIKKGKRVHVEHNQSLTLEPNSKMIRPVCQQCHGLEFSIAALADRNLINSNFTRDFEPRHQSFDLVKARQAAKRAGKKKPSAD; encoded by the coding sequence ATGCGAATTTTTAAGAGTGTCGGATTTATACACTATGGTGTCCTCGTCACCGTCTTGTTAGGTGGCATTCTTGCCTATAACTTACTGCTTGGAGATCGTCAGTTGTTTGTTCCGGGTGAAACGACACACGGTCATCATCAGATTGAAATGGCGTGTTCAACGTGCCACGTGAAGGCATTTACCGGCAGCGAGCCAATGCAGAATGCTTGTGTTGCTTGCCATGGTGACGCGCTGGATAAGGCTAGAGACACACATCCTAAAAAGAAGTTCACCGATCCACGCAATGCTGATCTGCTGGCAAATCTAGATGCCACGCAATGTGTGACTTGTCATATCGAACATTCGCCCGAAGTCACCGGAGATTTCGGTTTAACGTTGCCGGAAGATTTTTGTTTCTATTGTCATCGAGACATCGCCGAGGAGCGACCTAGTCACAGTGAGTTTGCATTTGATAGCTGCAGCAATTCAGGATGTCATAACTATCACGATAACAAGGCTTTGTATGAACAGTATTTAGCCAAACATGTCGGCCAACCTAGCTTACTGAACGATGCAAAAGTCAGAATACCCAATGCGATTTCATTGTGGCTAAAATCAAATAGTGATTCACAACCACTTGCGCAACATCAAAATGATGGCCACACGATTAAGGGTTTGCTAGGTACCGCAATTCAAGCTCCTGATTCAAGCGCTAAGGTGGTGCAGCAGTGGGCTACGAGCGCTCATGCCACGGCACAGGTGAACTGTTCAGATTGCCATGCGGAGACAGATACCAGCCGCACCAAAAATGAGGCTCCGTTAGTTACTCATACTGAATTGGCTCATACTGGCAATTTAAATGGGTTAGCAACGTGCAAAAGCTGCCATGAAAAACAAACACTAGGGTTCAAATCGGGTCTGCATGGAATGCGTCAAGCGATTGATCTGCCGGCCATGCAGGTGGCGCAAGCGCGGTTACCGATGCAGAAAAATGCGTCACATCGAGAGCTAAACTGTAGCAGTTGCCATGACCCACATAAGCCTGATTTGGTTGAGGCTGCTGTTACATCGTGCCTTACTTGCCACAATGACGAGCACAGTAATAATTTCGATAAATCTAAGCATTACCAAGCGTGGCTTGCCGAGCAATCGGGGCAGGGCGCTGCGGGGTCAGGTGTCAGTTGTGCGACGTGTCATATGCCTCGCATCAAAAAGGGTAAGCGAGTGCACGTAGAACACAATCAAAGCCTAACCTTAGAACCCAATAGCAAGATGATTAGACCTGTTTGTCAACAGTGTCATGGTCTTGAATTTTCAATTGCCGCGTTGGCAGATCGCAACTTGATTAACAGTAACTTTACGCGTGATTTTGAGCCAAGGCATCAAAGCTTCGATCTTGTGAAAGCGCGACAAGCGGCTAAACGGGCGGGCAAGAAAAAGCCTTCCGCTGACTAA
- a CDS encoding Tll0287-like domain-containing protein has protein sequence MTTFTTKLAAVTTLAAISYSLNVHAEISPQRMADAIFAVIESDRAIYTKHVVNRLQNEEEVITADEHWEDEQALPLPAQMLRMGAEEVAEKDLGVTYALMSTWPINKQNEAVTEVEKAGMEYIMANPTKRFYSEETLGGVNYFTAVYQDIAVSEACVQCHNDHQDSPRDDFKVGDVMGGVVLRIKLD, from the coding sequence ATGACTACATTCACTACCAAACTAGCCGCCGTCACCACGCTTGCAGCGATTTCTTATAGCCTCAATGTGCACGCCGAGATTTCACCACAACGCATGGCCGATGCAATTTTTGCTGTGATTGAATCTGATCGAGCGATCTACACCAAGCACGTGGTAAATCGCTTGCAAAACGAAGAGGAAGTTATTACCGCTGATGAGCACTGGGAGGATGAACAAGCGCTGCCATTGCCCGCTCAAATGTTACGCATGGGAGCTGAAGAAGTCGCTGAAAAAGACCTGGGTGTTACTTATGCATTGATGAGTACTTGGCCAATCAATAAGCAGAATGAAGCGGTAACCGAAGTCGAGAAAGCGGGTATGGAGTACATTATGGCTAATCCTACAAAGCGTTTTTACTCGGAAGAAACCTTGGGCGGCGTCAATTATTTTACCGCGGTGTATCAGGATATTGCTGTGTCTGAAGCTTGTGTACAGTGTCATAACGACCATCAAGACAGCCCGCGTGATGACTTCAAGGTCGGCGATGTTATGGGTGGCGTAGTGCTGCGCATCAAGCTTGATTAG
- a CDS encoding TonB-dependent receptor yields the protein MKKRHVWAPSLTALSVAITAMLGSTNVVAQETKPRASSTLLEEIVVTARKRQESILDVPIAVTALNSEQLDILKVRDIQSLSVGLPNVAFDDVGTSRGVANFSIRGLGINSSIPSIDPTVGTFVDGVYLGTNAGVVFDVFDLESIEVLRGPQGTLFGRNVTGGAVLLNSARPSDSLSGKFKASIEGGGEKPSTYVMGSVGGPVSDTLAAKISVYTNQDDGYFFNQFTQDVHGKKDTVSIRPMVVWTPTDNLSITAIYDYFESEGDGPASQNHINGSGISNEAANFDRDSFDLSIDETGFLDTKSDFFRTTIELDTENGRITNVFGYRESSSQGAVDVDATPISLFHSPNELETEQVSNEIRYAGELNDRTQITTGAYYFKNELQYTEQRRLLGVLAPPGFFALSQDGGGNYSVETLGLFASVDYDLTDQLIFNAGLRYTDEEKSVEIASLSRNVNAPCSVVAGTCPFDFIDEKSWSNLSPKVGLTYNVSDTSMAYTHWTRGFRSGGYNLRNTSIDTVNFGPGPFDEETVDNFEIGFKTKLNNGGRITGAVFYNQIDDMQREINLADPISGVVQVIRNTADATISGLEIDGLFPLSDNLILNASLGYIDPSYDEVRFDLNGDDVINDADRDLDLPRAAKLTYSIGLTLDSEVGSWGSAVSRISYSFRDESAYTDNNLGVLDELAILDAGIDFMSADGRWTFGLYGKNLTDEVKHGGDTQLPTLLGPFPLGGSFAPLAKGRIYGIDVSYNF from the coding sequence ATGAAAAAACGTCATGTATGGGCGCCCTCATTGACGGCCCTGTCCGTTGCTATCACGGCTATGTTGGGCAGCACTAACGTCGTCGCACAAGAGACTAAGCCTCGCGCGTCATCGACTCTATTAGAGGAGATTGTGGTCACCGCACGAAAGCGTCAAGAGTCAATTTTGGACGTTCCAATCGCAGTTACTGCACTCAACTCCGAGCAACTCGATATACTCAAAGTTAGAGACATTCAAAGCCTATCCGTAGGCCTACCCAATGTCGCATTCGACGATGTCGGCACGTCACGCGGGGTTGCCAACTTTTCAATCCGTGGCTTAGGCATTAATAGTTCGATTCCGAGCATCGACCCAACCGTTGGGACCTTTGTCGATGGCGTCTACCTTGGTACTAACGCTGGTGTTGTCTTTGATGTCTTTGATTTAGAAAGCATCGAAGTTCTGCGCGGTCCGCAAGGCACATTATTTGGCCGAAACGTAACCGGTGGAGCCGTGCTACTTAATTCCGCACGTCCGAGTGACAGCTTGAGCGGAAAATTCAAAGCCTCCATCGAGGGCGGTGGTGAAAAACCAAGCACCTACGTTATGGGTTCTGTCGGCGGGCCAGTGAGCGATACCTTGGCTGCCAAAATATCTGTCTACACAAATCAAGACGACGGTTATTTTTTCAACCAATTTACGCAAGATGTACACGGCAAGAAAGACACCGTGTCAATACGCCCAATGGTGGTGTGGACGCCAACCGACAACTTATCGATCACCGCGATCTACGACTATTTCGAATCAGAAGGCGACGGCCCTGCATCACAGAACCATATTAATGGCAGCGGTATCTCAAACGAAGCGGCTAATTTTGATCGTGACTCGTTCGATTTATCAATTGATGAAACGGGCTTTTTGGACACTAAATCTGATTTTTTCCGCACCACTATCGAACTAGACACCGAGAATGGTCGAATTACCAATGTATTCGGCTATCGCGAATCTAGCTCGCAAGGCGCAGTCGATGTCGACGCCACACCGATCAGTCTATTTCACTCACCGAACGAGTTGGAGACTGAGCAGGTTAGTAATGAAATCCGTTACGCAGGCGAGTTAAATGACCGCACGCAAATCACCACCGGCGCCTACTACTTTAAGAACGAGCTGCAGTACACCGAACAGCGTCGCCTGTTGGGCGTGTTAGCGCCGCCTGGATTCTTCGCACTATCACAAGATGGCGGCGGTAATTACTCGGTAGAAACCTTAGGTCTATTTGCATCAGTCGATTACGATCTAACAGACCAGCTTATTTTTAACGCTGGACTGCGTTATACCGACGAAGAAAAATCTGTCGAGATCGCGTCCTTATCACGTAATGTCAATGCACCGTGTAGCGTCGTTGCCGGTACCTGTCCATTTGATTTTATAGATGAAAAAAGTTGGAGCAACTTATCACCGAAAGTGGGTTTAACCTACAACGTTAGCGATACCAGCATGGCTTACACGCACTGGACTCGCGGATTCCGCTCTGGTGGTTACAACTTACGAAACACCTCAATTGACACTGTTAATTTTGGGCCTGGTCCATTTGATGAGGAAACAGTCGATAATTTCGAAATTGGCTTCAAGACTAAGCTCAACAATGGTGGTCGTATCACCGGTGCGGTTTTTTATAACCAAATCGATGATATGCAACGCGAAATTAACTTAGCCGATCCGATCTCCGGTGTTGTTCAAGTAATTCGTAACACCGCTGATGCTACCATCTCTGGTCTTGAGATCGATGGACTATTTCCATTAAGTGATAATTTGATTTTGAATGCGTCACTCGGTTATATCGATCCCAGTTATGACGAAGTTCGGTTTGACCTAAATGGTGATGACGTAATTAATGATGCAGATAGAGATCTTGATCTGCCGCGCGCAGCCAAGTTAACCTACAGTATAGGTCTTACACTTGATAGCGAAGTCGGGTCATGGGGTAGTGCCGTATCTCGTATATCTTACTCATTCCGCGACGAATCAGCCTACACCGACAACAACCTAGGTGTTCTCGATGAACTAGCGATTCTAGATGCCGGTATCGACTTTATGTCAGCCGACGGTCGCTGGACGTTTGGTCTTTATGGTAAGAACCTAACTGATGAAGTCAAGCACGGTGGCGATACACAACTACCCACCTTGTTAGGCCCATTCCCATTAGGCGGAAGTTTCGCACCGTTGGCAAAGGGTCGAATTTACGGTATCGATGTATCGTATAACTTCTAA
- a CDS encoding hemerythrin domain-containing protein — translation MFDFVGKFFKGRPDKKQQIAAANQRATALKQKAAKQSRGIGFDAGLIDNLEKDHEQLVEIFGKIWKDGFEAGNFEVLTTSLSEFKTLFQSHLLKENVKFYAYLEQSMRQDPHSLSVVREFRRDMNDIANAVISFCRKYERPEYTKVAKESFKKEYQGIGQALVRRVQLEERDLYSLYAPS, via the coding sequence ATGTTTGATTTCGTAGGTAAGTTTTTTAAGGGGCGACCAGATAAAAAGCAACAGATTGCCGCCGCCAACCAGCGAGCGACCGCGCTTAAGCAAAAAGCTGCCAAGCAATCTAGGGGAATCGGGTTTGACGCTGGATTAATTGATAACTTAGAAAAAGACCACGAGCAGTTGGTTGAGATCTTTGGCAAAATTTGGAAAGATGGTTTCGAGGCCGGAAATTTCGAGGTTTTGACAACTAGTCTCAGTGAGTTTAAAACTCTATTTCAAAGCCACCTGTTGAAAGAAAACGTCAAATTCTATGCTTACCTAGAGCAATCGATGCGACAAGATCCCCACTCACTAAGTGTGGTGCGGGAATTTCGCCGTGACATGAATGATATTGCAAACGCGGTTATTAGCTTTTGCAGAAAATACGAACGACCGGAATACACTAAAGTTGCTAAGGAGTCGTTCAAGAAAGAATACCAAGGAATTGGTCAAGCCCTCGTCAGGCGAGTGCAACTCGAAGAGCGCGACTTATATTCATTGTACGCGCCAAGTTAG
- a CDS encoding amidohydrolase family protein, which yields MRTQIIKLMSAAVGLCVSLSAPAADLMIKNAKLVDGIQRTEAIQDIIVKGDKIVSIGTDLPVVDGFRVIDAAGKPVTPGLFNVDTQIGLQEVGAVSSSVDSATTRDDVTASLMVADAYNASSTAIPYNRMLGITHSIIQPSNGMGLFAGSAAVVKLTDTNGIIESRAAMIVDLANAGSELAGGSKAAAMAKLREAIEDTRDYARNKSSYNAGNRRSYSLSRHDLEALIPVIERRMPLLVHIERASDIERVLAFAAKQKITLILSGVSEGWRVADKIAAAGVPVIFDPINNLPSSYETLGARLDNAKILNDAGVTLMFTGMGWQTTHNAYLVRQSAGNAVANGLPYDVAIQAITSNPAKIFGVPEYGQIKVGNSASLVIWSGDPLEVMSNPTMVMIDGQEYALESRATRLRDRYFERLKARQ from the coding sequence ATGAGAACTCAAATTATAAAATTAATGAGTGCAGCGGTAGGTCTGTGTGTATCGTTGAGCGCACCGGCGGCCGACTTAATGATCAAAAATGCTAAATTAGTCGATGGCATACAACGCACAGAAGCGATACAAGACATTATCGTTAAAGGCGACAAAATTGTTTCGATTGGAACAGATTTGCCGGTAGTTGACGGTTTTAGAGTTATTGACGCGGCTGGAAAACCGGTGACGCCAGGCTTGTTCAATGTTGATACACAAATCGGTCTGCAGGAAGTTGGAGCGGTGAGTTCATCGGTTGATTCCGCAACGACCCGGGACGACGTGACCGCGTCGTTGATGGTTGCCGATGCTTACAATGCAAGCTCTACAGCAATTCCATATAACCGTATGTTAGGAATTACGCATAGTATTATTCAGCCAAGCAACGGCATGGGATTGTTTGCTGGGTCTGCTGCCGTGGTAAAACTGACCGATACCAATGGGATTATTGAGTCACGTGCTGCCATGATCGTGGATCTAGCCAATGCGGGCAGTGAACTGGCTGGTGGTTCGAAGGCCGCAGCCATGGCAAAGCTGCGAGAGGCAATCGAGGATACTCGAGATTATGCGCGTAATAAGTCTAGTTATAATGCCGGAAATCGACGAAGTTATAGTTTGTCGCGGCATGACCTAGAAGCGCTAATCCCGGTTATTGAACGCAGAATGCCATTGCTTGTTCATATTGAGCGCGCCTCTGATATTGAACGAGTGTTGGCTTTTGCTGCTAAGCAGAAAATAACCTTGATTTTGTCGGGCGTAAGCGAAGGTTGGCGAGTGGCAGATAAAATCGCGGCGGCTGGAGTGCCGGTGATTTTTGACCCTATCAATAATTTACCGAGTTCTTATGAGACCTTAGGCGCTCGCTTAGATAACGCTAAGATCCTAAATGATGCCGGCGTGACACTCATGTTTACTGGTATGGGTTGGCAAACCACACATAACGCGTATTTGGTTCGACAATCGGCGGGCAATGCTGTAGCAAATGGTCTGCCATATGATGTGGCGATTCAAGCCATTACCTCGAACCCCGCTAAAATATTCGGTGTGCCTGAATATGGGCAGATCAAAGTCGGTAACAGCGCGAGCTTAGTTATTTGGTCCGGCGACCCATTAGAGGTCATGAGTAACCCAACTATGGTTATGATTGATGGGCAAGAATATGCCCTTGAGAGTCGAGCCACACGCTTGCGTGATCGCTATTTCGAGCGGCTTAAAGCTCGTCAGTAA
- a CDS encoding amidohydrolase, which produces MSAALTACASTPSKPDNAAVAVSKQAATPFDSIYQIPAAPAYVIRGATILTGDGEQLDNATISFANGKITSIGEADDTPEGTVVIDGTGLWVTPGIIDVHSHMGVYPNPAIDSHSDGNEMVAPATAKVWAEHSVWPQDPNFEKALAGGVTTAQILPGSANLFGGRGVTLKNVPSITMMGMKFPDAPHSLKMACGENPKRVYGDKGGPGTRMGNMAGYRSSWIAAKTYDKAWDSYEAKVAKGDKTAEAPERNLEMETLRGVLDGDIRIHNHCYRADEMANMIELSKEFGYKITAFHHAVEAYKVAPLLAENDICAVVWADWWGFKQEAFDMIRENAALLHYAKACTIIHSDDEIQIQRLPQEVGKVMSAGAQIGIDITRGQAIAWLTSNSAKSIGLEDRIGSLRTGMNADVVLWSGDPFSVYTKADKVWIDGALRYDRSRPADNHTSDFNLGIITPSEDRP; this is translated from the coding sequence ATGTCTGCAGCATTAACGGCGTGCGCGAGCACACCGTCCAAGCCCGACAACGCGGCTGTAGCCGTTTCGAAGCAAGCGGCGACACCTTTTGACTCTATCTACCAAATTCCAGCTGCGCCAGCCTATGTGATCCGTGGTGCAACTATATTGACTGGTGATGGAGAACAGCTCGATAACGCCACAATTAGCTTTGCTAACGGCAAGATCACCAGTATTGGCGAAGCCGACGATACGCCTGAAGGCACTGTTGTGATTGATGGTACTGGCCTTTGGGTAACGCCTGGCATTATTGATGTGCATTCACATATGGGGGTTTATCCTAATCCAGCGATTGACTCACACAGCGACGGAAACGAGATGGTCGCACCAGCGACCGCCAAAGTGTGGGCTGAGCACTCAGTGTGGCCGCAAGACCCTAATTTCGAAAAAGCACTAGCCGGTGGCGTAACCACTGCGCAAATTTTGCCTGGTTCAGCTAATCTGTTTGGCGGTCGCGGCGTGACGCTTAAAAATGTTCCGTCGATCACCATGATGGGTATGAAGTTCCCAGATGCGCCGCATTCGTTAAAGATGGCCTGTGGTGAGAACCCTAAGCGTGTTTATGGCGATAAAGGTGGCCCAGGTACGCGAATGGGCAATATGGCGGGTTATCGCTCGTCGTGGATTGCCGCTAAGACCTATGACAAAGCGTGGGACAGTTATGAGGCAAAGGTAGCTAAGGGCGATAAAACGGCCGAAGCACCGGAGCGTAATCTCGAAATGGAAACATTGCGAGGTGTGCTTGATGGCGACATCCGTATTCATAATCATTGTTATCGAGCCGATGAAATGGCGAACATGATTGAGCTATCTAAGGAGTTTGGTTATAAAATCACCGCATTCCATCATGCTGTAGAGGCGTATAAAGTTGCTCCTTTATTGGCTGAAAACGATATTTGTGCGGTGGTTTGGGCCGATTGGTGGGGGTTTAAGCAAGAGGCGTTCGATATGATTCGTGAGAATGCGGCGTTGCTGCATTATGCAAAGGCATGCACCATTATTCACTCTGACGATGAGATTCAAATTCAGCGGCTACCGCAGGAAGTCGGTAAAGTGATGAGTGCTGGGGCGCAAATTGGCATCGATATTACACGCGGCCAAGCAATCGCATGGTTAACCTCTAATTCTGCCAAATCGATTGGTTTAGAAGATCGTATTGGTAGTTTAAGAACCGGTATGAATGCCGATGTGGTGCTATGGAGTGGCGACCCGTTTAGTGTGTATACCAAGGCCGATAAAGTTTGGATTGATGGTGCTTTGCGCTATGACCGGTCTCGACCTGCGGATAACCATACCAGTGACTTCAACCTTGGCATTATTACCCCTTCGGAGGATCGACCATGA